One window of the Endomicrobium proavitum genome contains the following:
- the recJ gene encoding single-stranded-DNA-specific exonuclease RecJ, giving the protein MVLENEKNWKLPKENFAAISEIAQKLNINAKIASVLFNRGIDTFYKMKVFLFGGLETLHNPFLFEDIRIAVERIKKAVDAREKILVYGDRDVDGITAVNIIVNTVKALGGITEWYVPADEGYGIHKDILSKYASDGVKLLITVDCGISAFDEIEYAKTLGMDVILTDHHEPPYEGVPKALAVIDPKTYDSKYPFKDIAGCVVALKTMQALIFSYAKDYDKDILLCHGENNASGFSGEYILVRNGLESEKKYFVSEQELRRIIRDSYRAYFDNKELKDFFVKNDALLNDKITVFDCLGVENVFEAYKVKRFSDDEKLSKFFRDNLDLCALGTIADSMPLTGENRTIVREGLKILDAAPDAKPGLGLLIEDTLTSKNLKTLNARVVSWNITPVLNSSGRMGRGSLSAQFLMTRDLFQAKNLYADIVKLNEDRKGLQSENIERFNTLLTQQCNPKDDKVLIIDASNMEHGVTGIVASQMVKTYLKPAFLLITNGAEATGAARSVEGFDIVAALESVKDILVKYGGHSQAAGFTVEHSKIGEFKRRIYEYADKNFNCSSKKDEIIIESELKISDISADFFKQLEILEPFGMGNVRPVFWIRGLSATEVSVFGVRNEHLRFKVSHKGSKNVQAVFWNNADFANFVRAENLMDIVFNLDVIGKDDKEKVQLNVIDIKSSY; this is encoded by the coding sequence ATGGTTTTAGAAAATGAAAAAAACTGGAAATTGCCGAAAGAAAATTTCGCGGCAATTTCCGAAATAGCGCAAAAACTTAACATTAACGCTAAAATAGCGTCGGTGCTCTTTAACAGAGGCATTGATACTTTTTATAAAATGAAAGTTTTTCTTTTCGGCGGGCTTGAAACTCTTCACAATCCGTTTTTGTTTGAAGACATACGCATAGCCGTTGAGAGAATAAAAAAAGCCGTGGACGCGCGCGAGAAAATTCTTGTTTACGGAGACCGCGACGTTGACGGTATTACCGCGGTTAATATTATAGTAAATACCGTAAAAGCTCTCGGAGGCATAACGGAATGGTATGTGCCTGCCGACGAAGGTTACGGAATACATAAAGATATTTTAAGCAAATACGCTTCCGACGGCGTTAAACTTCTTATAACCGTAGATTGCGGGATTTCTGCTTTTGATGAAATTGAATATGCCAAAACTTTAGGCATGGATGTAATTCTTACCGACCATCACGAACCTCCGTATGAGGGCGTTCCTAAAGCTTTGGCTGTAATAGACCCTAAAACTTACGATTCTAAATATCCGTTTAAAGATATTGCGGGCTGCGTTGTGGCTTTAAAAACTATGCAGGCGCTTATTTTTTCTTACGCAAAAGATTACGATAAAGATATTCTTTTGTGTCACGGAGAAAACAACGCTTCGGGGTTTTCGGGCGAATATATTTTGGTTCGCAACGGGCTTGAGTCGGAAAAAAAATATTTTGTCAGCGAGCAGGAATTAAGGCGTATCATAAGGGATTCTTACAGAGCGTATTTTGACAACAAAGAGCTTAAAGATTTTTTTGTAAAAAACGACGCGCTTTTAAACGATAAAATAACCGTTTTTGACTGCTTGGGAGTTGAGAATGTTTTTGAAGCTTACAAAGTTAAAAGGTTTTCGGACGACGAAAAATTAAGTAAATTTTTCAGGGATAATTTAGACCTATGCGCTCTCGGCACAATAGCGGATTCAATGCCTCTTACCGGCGAGAACAGAACTATAGTAAGAGAAGGTTTGAAAATTCTTGACGCCGCGCCCGACGCAAAACCGGGCTTGGGTCTTTTGATAGAGGACACGTTAACTTCTAAAAATTTAAAAACGCTTAACGCAAGAGTTGTGTCGTGGAACATTACTCCGGTGCTTAATTCTTCCGGAAGAATGGGGCGCGGCTCTCTTTCCGCGCAGTTTTTAATGACGAGAGATTTATTTCAGGCTAAAAATCTTTATGCGGATATTGTTAAACTTAACGAGGACAGAAAAGGTTTGCAGTCTGAAAATATTGAGCGCTTTAACACTCTTTTAACGCAGCAGTGCAATCCCAAAGACGATAAAGTTTTAATAATAGACGCTTCAAATATGGAACACGGCGTTACCGGTATTGTGGCGTCGCAAATGGTGAAAACTTATTTAAAGCCGGCGTTTCTTCTTATTACCAACGGAGCCGAAGCTACGGGCGCCGCAAGATCCGTTGAAGGCTTTGACATAGTTGCGGCTTTAGAGAGCGTGAAAGATATTCTTGTTAAATACGGCGGACATTCGCAGGCTGCCGGTTTTACCGTGGAGCATTCTAAAATAGGCGAATTTAAAAGAAGAATTTATGAATACGCCGATAAAAATTTTAACTGTTCGTCTAAAAAAGACGAAATAATAATAGAGAGCGAGCTTAAAATTTCAGACATAAGCGCAGACTTTTTTAAACAGCTTGAAATTTTAGAACCTTTCGGCATGGGCAACGTTCGCCCTGTTTTTTGGATAAGGGGTTTAAGCGCTACGGAAGTTTCTGTTTTTGGCGTTAGAAACGAGCATCTGCGTTTTAAGGTTTCCCATAAAGGTTCTAAAAATGTTCAGGCGGTTTTTTGGAATAACGCGGATTTTGCAAATTTTGTGCGCGCGGAAAATCTTATGGATATAGTTTTTAATCTTGACGTTATAGGCAAAGACGATAAAGAAAAAGTTCAGCTGAACGTTATAGATATAAAATCATCTTATTAA
- the cdd gene encoding cytidine deaminase, with the protein MEKQYIKLLNAAKEAAENSYSPYSKFAVGAAVLTKKGKIYKGANIENASYSLTSCAERNALYNAVSDGAKDIAAVAVWTRRGETFPCGACRQVILELAANADVIVNKKSGGIIIINIADLLPCAFTK; encoded by the coding sequence ATGGAAAAACAATATATTAAACTTTTGAACGCTGCGAAAGAGGCTGCTGAAAATTCTTATTCGCCTTATTCTAAATTTGCAGTAGGCGCCGCCGTGCTTACAAAAAAGGGGAAAATTTACAAAGGCGCAAACATTGAAAATGCTTCTTATTCGCTTACAAGCTGTGCGGAGAGGAATGCTTTGTATAACGCCGTTTCCGACGGAGCAAAAGATATTGCGGCCGTTGCGGTATGGACGCGCCGCGGAGAAACTTTTCCGTGCGGAGCGTGCCGTCAGGTTATTTTAGAACTTGCCGCAAACGCCGACGTTATTGTAAATAAAAAATCCGGCGGAATTATTATTATAAATATTGCCGACTTGCTTCCGTGCGCGTTTACAAAATAG
- a CDS encoding Na/Pi cotransporter family protein, with amino-acid sequence MTYSQIILIIINLSGGLALLLFAMFYINNALQKAAGEKFRTVLTSFASSKTRGVFSGIFLTSLNQSSTATMFLSMGLVGAGLLSFGQFMAVSLGASIGSTVTGQLVAFKLADYSLAIVAAGYALSFFTKGKKISQLGDVIFAFGILFFAMKLMSDGLFPLSGHPVFLDFIERAHSPFIGIAAGVLITVIMQSSGAVAGMVIALASSNVLDLNQAVYMMLGSQLGTCATVILASFKLPRTQKRTIIWQILQHVLAIIFVFPFLEIIKAGASDGAWFVFIKWVTKTFFLSENIARQVAVSHTLVAVFAAVIMIPLLKYFEKFIFILYPFKNQEIAFGTVYIDSKNIEKNTDKALELTKLEIRRTGEFVLDMLNSSVKAFKTNRINFAQNVSSKSFKIEILAKEIAPYIAKTGQRKLNPQQSEREIELLSVLSSFGEIAEIIDRNLMYIAKKKIGGYLKFSDDGLEDIARIHAVVYDNSAKVLTAFTSDDKPLALEAANAKASVRILATQLRQKHIARLHANLKESIETSVLHMDVLDQYERINSIMSNIGSLIAGGE; translated from the coding sequence ATGACCTACTCCCAAATTATTTTAATTATTATCAATCTTTCAGGCGGGCTTGCGCTTTTGCTTTTTGCTATGTTCTATATAAACAACGCGTTGCAAAAAGCGGCCGGCGAAAAATTCAGAACCGTTCTTACTTCTTTTGCGTCTTCAAAAACAAGAGGGGTTTTTTCGGGAATTTTTCTTACGTCTTTAAATCAGTCAAGCACAGCGACGATGTTTTTATCCATGGGGCTTGTCGGCGCAGGGCTTCTTTCTTTCGGACAGTTTATGGCTGTGTCGCTTGGCGCGTCTATAGGCTCTACGGTTACCGGTCAGCTTGTGGCTTTCAAACTTGCGGATTATTCTTTGGCAATAGTTGCTGCGGGATATGCTCTTTCGTTTTTTACTAAAGGTAAGAAAATATCGCAGCTTGGCGACGTAATATTTGCGTTCGGCATTTTATTTTTTGCAATGAAACTTATGTCCGACGGACTTTTTCCTCTGTCAGGACATCCTGTTTTTTTAGATTTTATCGAACGCGCGCATTCTCCGTTTATAGGCATTGCCGCGGGTGTTTTAATAACCGTTATTATGCAGTCCAGCGGCGCGGTAGCGGGAATGGTTATAGCGCTTGCGTCGTCTAATGTGTTGGATTTAAATCAGGCGGTTTACATGATGTTAGGCTCGCAGCTTGGCACGTGCGCAACCGTTATTTTAGCTTCGTTTAAACTGCCCAGAACGCAAAAAAGAACGATAATTTGGCAAATATTGCAGCATGTTTTGGCAATAATTTTTGTGTTTCCGTTTCTTGAAATTATAAAAGCGGGCGCGTCGGACGGCGCGTGGTTTGTTTTTATAAAATGGGTTACTAAAACTTTTTTTCTCTCTGAAAATATAGCAAGACAAGTTGCCGTTTCGCATACGTTGGTTGCTGTTTTTGCGGCGGTAATTATGATTCCTTTGTTAAAATATTTTGAGAAATTTATATTTATTTTATATCCCTTTAAAAATCAGGAAATAGCTTTCGGAACGGTTTATATAGACTCAAAAAATATTGAAAAAAATACCGATAAAGCTTTAGAACTTACAAAATTAGAAATACGCAGAACGGGTGAATTTGTTTTAGATATGCTCAATTCTTCCGTCAAGGCGTTTAAAACTAATCGCATAAATTTTGCCCAAAATGTTTCGTCTAAAAGTTTTAAAATAGAAATTCTCGCAAAAGAAATAGCGCCTTATATAGCCAAAACAGGGCAGAGAAAATTAAATCCGCAGCAGTCTGAAAGAGAGATAGAACTGCTGTCGGTTTTGTCGTCTTTCGGGGAGATAGCGGAAATTATTGACAGAAATTTAATGTATATAGCTAAAAAGAAAATAGGCGGATATTTGAAGTTTTCAGACGACGGGCTTGAAGATATTGCAAGAATTCACGCCGTAGTTTACGATAACTCGGCGAAAGTTTTAACGGCTTTTACTTCGGACGATAAACCTTTGGCTCTTGAAGCCGCAAACGCTAAAGCGTCCGTGCGTATTTTGGCTACGCAGTTAAGACAAAAACATATAGCGCGCCTTCATGCAAATTTAAAAGAATCTATTGAAACGTCGGTGCTGCATATGGATGTTTTAGACCAGTACGAAAGAATAAATTCTATTATGTCAAATATCGGCTCTCTTATTGCCGGCGGAGAATAG
- a CDS encoding zf-HC2 domain-containing protein produces MNTCNKLPLFLHNEMNEKEIIEFNAHILTCKECAENVEIFHTISAQKQKKNLPANVIYGIFDKTTRKKPFWNFLRAVEFGFAAAACLFIGVFTYSTVNGNSLSYFDTDASYEQIASIDANLDGYEQIYLS; encoded by the coding sequence ATGAATACATGTAATAAGCTGCCGCTTTTTTTACATAACGAAATGAACGAAAAAGAAATTATAGAATTTAACGCCCATATACTTACATGCAAAGAATGCGCCGAAAACGTTGAAATTTTTCACACAATCAGCGCGCAAAAACAGAAAAAAAATCTGCCGGCAAACGTTATATACGGCATATTTGACAAAACCACAAGAAAAAAACCTTTTTGGAATTTTTTAAGAGCCGTTGAATTTGGTTTTGCCGCCGCCGCGTGTTTGTTTATAGGAGTGTTTACATATTCAACCGTAAACGGCAATTCGCTTTCATACTTTGACACCGACGCAAGTTACGAACAAATTGCAAGCATAGACGCAAATTTAGACGGATACGAACAAATATACTTAAGTTAA
- a CDS encoding RNA polymerase sigma factor yields the protein MKQLNDSELIILFKKGNKGAFEELVMRYQSHVYTYILSITKNEEASQDIAQDVFIRIFKKLGKYNDENKFKNWLFTLSRNITMDYYRKNAHKTLPLENKDEDEFSLIEVLSDKDPLPIEAAAIKSKSQSVRKALDKLTSEERELIALKDSLTFKEIAEMQNKPIGTLLSKFNRALGKLKKILLETEPEVCHEYM from the coding sequence ATGAAACAGCTTAATGATTCTGAGCTTATCATTCTTTTTAAAAAAGGAAACAAGGGCGCGTTTGAAGAGCTTGTTATGCGCTACCAGTCGCACGTTTACACATACATTTTATCCATAACAAAAAACGAAGAAGCTTCGCAGGACATAGCTCAAGACGTATTTATAAGAATTTTTAAAAAACTCGGCAAATATAACGACGAGAACAAATTCAAAAACTGGCTGTTTACTTTGTCGCGCAACATAACTATGGACTACTACAGAAAAAACGCGCACAAAACGCTGCCGCTTGAAAATAAAGACGAGGATGAATTTTCTTTAATAGAAGTTTTATCCGACAAAGACCCTCTTCCAATTGAAGCCGCCGCAATAAAAAGCAAGAGTCAATCCGTTCGTAAAGCGTTAGATAAACTTACTTCGGAAGAAAGAGAACTTATAGCTTTGAAAGATTCTTTAACTTTTAAAGAAATAGCGGAAATGCAAAACAAACCGATAGGAACTTTGCTTTCAAAATTTAACAGAGCTCTCGGAAAATTAAAAAAAATACTTTTAGAAACAGAACCGGAGGTATGTCATGAATACATGTAA
- a CDS encoding deoxycytidylate deaminase gives MTTNISKEVIRPSWDEYFMKLAWLVAERSTCVRHHVGAVIVRDKRILTTGYNGAAAGVKDCLELGCLRDELKIPSGTRHEICRAIHAEQNAIIQGGFHGINIKNSTLYCTHSPCVLCAKMIVNAGIKRVVAGIEYPDNSYKDLFNQASVEYTTLQIKDFAISQKK, from the coding sequence ATGACAACAAACATATCTAAAGAAGTAATTCGTCCGTCTTGGGACGAGTATTTTATGAAGCTTGCGTGGCTTGTTGCCGAACGTTCTACTTGCGTTCGTCATCATGTCGGCGCTGTAATAGTTCGCGATAAAAGAATTCTTACAACAGGTTACAACGGCGCGGCGGCGGGAGTTAAAGATTGTTTGGAACTCGGCTGTCTTCGCGACGAGCTTAAAATACCGTCGGGAACCCGTCATGAAATATGCCGCGCAATTCATGCCGAGCAAAACGCTATAATACAAGGCGGCTTTCACGGAATAAATATAAAAAATTCTACGCTTTACTGCACGCATTCTCCGTGTGTTTTGTGCGCAAAAATGATAGTAAACGCCGGCATCAAAAGAGTTGTTGCGGGCATAGAATATCCCGACAATTCCTACAAAGATCTTTTCAATCAAGCAAGCGTAGAATACACAACCCTCCAAATTAAAGACTTCGCAATCTCGCAAAAAAAATAA